The Streptomyces sp. P9-A4 genome contains a region encoding:
- a CDS encoding TIM barrel protein, whose amino-acid sequence MARFSVGAGSDQRFDVNLSILFTELPLLERPAAAAAAGFTAVELWWPWIDTATPEQSELDALKKALEDAGTQLVGLNFYAGQLPGPDRGALSVPGEESDRFRANIEVAADFAASVGCKALNALYGNRVEGVAPRIQDTLALENLVLAARAADRVGAILLVETLNKPESPLYPLVSAPSAIEVIDKVNAATGLGNAKFLLDIYHLSMNGEDVSQVIAEYAAKTGHVQIADNPGRGAPGTGDLPLEQLLDELRKAGYDGWIGLEYKAADAAASFEWLPAEARPAR is encoded by the coding sequence ATGGCCCGCTTCTCAGTAGGCGCCGGCTCGGACCAGCGCTTCGATGTGAACCTGTCGATCCTCTTCACGGAACTCCCGCTCCTGGAGCGCCCCGCGGCCGCCGCCGCGGCGGGCTTCACCGCGGTCGAGCTGTGGTGGCCCTGGATCGACACCGCCACCCCCGAGCAGAGCGAGCTCGACGCCCTCAAGAAGGCTCTTGAGGACGCCGGCACCCAGCTGGTGGGACTGAACTTCTACGCCGGGCAGCTGCCCGGCCCGGACCGCGGGGCCCTCTCCGTACCGGGTGAGGAGTCGGACCGCTTCCGCGCCAACATCGAGGTGGCGGCCGACTTCGCCGCCTCGGTCGGCTGCAAGGCGCTCAACGCGCTCTACGGCAACCGTGTGGAGGGCGTCGCCCCCCGGATCCAGGACACCCTCGCCCTGGAGAACCTGGTCCTGGCCGCCCGCGCCGCCGACCGGGTGGGAGCGATCCTCCTCGTCGAGACCCTCAACAAGCCGGAGTCACCGCTCTACCCGCTGGTGAGCGCCCCCTCGGCCATCGAGGTCATCGACAAGGTCAACGCGGCCACCGGACTCGGCAACGCCAAGTTCCTCCTCGACATCTACCACCTGTCGATGAACGGCGAGGACGTCAGCCAGGTCATCGCGGAGTACGCGGCCAAGACCGGCCACGTCCAGATCGCGGACAACCCGGGCCGCGGCGCGCCGGGCACCGGCGACCTGCCCCTGGAGCAGCTCCTCGACGAGCTGAGGAAGGCCGGTTACGACGGCTGGATCGGCCTGGAGTACAAGGCCGCCGACGCCGCCGCCTCCTTCGAGTGGCTGCCCGCCGAAGCCCGCCCGGCCCGCTGA
- a CDS encoding 2-hydroxy-3-oxopropionate reductase, protein MSNLADSSQPTRPAIAWIGLGIMGSPMSENLIKAGYSVTGFTLEQDKLDRLTEAGGTSAGSIAEAVQDADVIITMVPASPQVEAISYGPAGILENAKQGALIVDMSSITPQTSVDLAKNAAEKGIRVIDAPVSGGEAGAIEAVLSIMVGGEQADFDEALPILEALGKTIVLCGPHGSGQTVKAANQLIVAVNIQACAEAVVFLEKSGVNLQAALDVLNGGLAGSTVLTRKKDNFLNRDFKPGFRIDLHHKDMGIVTDAARNVGAALPVGAVVAQLVASLRAQGDGGLDHSALLRAVERLSGQQV, encoded by the coding sequence ATGAGCAATCTCGCTGACTCCTCCCAGCCCACCCGCCCGGCGATCGCATGGATCGGCCTCGGCATCATGGGCTCCCCCATGTCCGAGAACCTCATCAAGGCCGGCTACTCGGTCACCGGCTTCACCCTTGAGCAGGACAAGCTGGACCGCCTGACCGAGGCCGGCGGCACCTCCGCCGGATCGATCGCCGAGGCCGTCCAGGACGCCGACGTCATCATCACGATGGTGCCCGCCTCCCCGCAGGTCGAGGCCATCTCGTACGGCCCTGCCGGCATCCTGGAGAACGCCAAGCAGGGCGCGCTGATCGTCGACATGTCGTCGATCACCCCCCAGACCTCGGTCGACCTGGCCAAGAACGCCGCCGAGAAGGGCATCCGCGTCATCGACGCCCCGGTGTCCGGCGGCGAGGCCGGCGCCATCGAGGCGGTGCTCTCGATCATGGTCGGTGGCGAGCAGGCCGACTTCGACGAGGCCCTCCCGATCCTGGAGGCCCTCGGCAAGACCATCGTGCTCTGTGGCCCGCACGGCTCCGGCCAGACGGTGAAGGCCGCCAACCAGCTGATCGTCGCGGTCAACATCCAGGCCTGCGCCGAGGCCGTCGTCTTCCTCGAGAAGTCCGGCGTGAACCTCCAGGCCGCCCTGGACGTCCTCAACGGCGGTCTGGCCGGCTCGACCGTGCTGACCCGCAAGAAGGACAACTTCCTGAACCGGGACTTCAAGCCCGGCTTCCGGATCGACCTGCACCACAAGGACATGGGCATCGTCACCGACGCCGCCCGCAACGTCGGCGCGGCCCTCCCGGTCGGCGCGGTCGTCGCCCAGTTGGTCGCCTCGCTGCGCGCCCAGGGTGACGGCGGCCTGGACCACTCGGCCCTGCTGCGCGCCGTCGAGCGCCTCTCCGGCCAGCAGGTCTGA
- the uraD gene encoding 2-oxo-4-hydroxy-4-carboxy-5-ureidoimidazoline decarboxylase produces the protein MTSGTTPGLTRFNTSADSEAVAALHEVCSSSAWGSKVLAQRPYSTAEALFLASDAAMAELTAEDLAEAMAGHPPIGRPKAGDPTSSREQSGMAGASDQLKTEMLDLNLAYQDRFGHVFLICATGRTGEQMRDALRERIENSPEAEREIVRTELGKINRIRLTRLVETSETSEEESSA, from the coding sequence GTGACTTCAGGTACGACACCGGGTCTCACCCGGTTCAACACCTCGGCGGACAGCGAGGCCGTCGCCGCGCTCCACGAGGTGTGTTCCAGTTCGGCGTGGGGGAGCAAGGTCCTCGCCCAGCGCCCGTACTCCACCGCCGAAGCTCTCTTCCTCGCCAGTGACGCCGCCATGGCCGAGCTGACCGCCGAGGACCTCGCCGAGGCGATGGCGGGGCACCCGCCGATCGGTCGTCCGAAGGCAGGGGACCCGACCTCCTCCCGCGAACAGAGCGGAATGGCCGGCGCCTCCGATCAGCTCAAGACCGAGATGCTCGACCTCAACCTGGCCTACCAGGACAGGTTCGGTCACGTCTTCCTCATCTGCGCCACCGGCAGGACCGGCGAGCAGATGCGCGACGCGCTCCGGGAGCGGATCGAGAACTCGCCCGAGGCGGAGCGGGAGATCGTCCGCACCGAACTGGGCAAGATCAACCGAATCCGGCTGACCCGTCTCGTAGAGACCTCCGAGACCTCCGAGGAAGAGAGCTCCGCATGA
- the uraH gene encoding hydroxyisourate hydrolase — translation MSTDTTASVSTHILDTSVGRPAEGVAVTLAARGGFDAEWVALGGSATDADGRCKDLPALPEGTTHVRLDFQVETYFSHQHSFKKQAEAQQDAPRVRDSGAFFPEVAITFAVTPGEHYHVPLLLNPFGYSVYRGS, via the coding sequence ATGAGCACCGACACCACGGCCTCGGTGTCCACGCACATCCTGGACACCAGCGTCGGCCGCCCCGCCGAGGGCGTGGCCGTCACGCTCGCGGCCCGTGGCGGCTTCGACGCGGAGTGGGTCGCGCTCGGCGGTTCGGCCACCGACGCGGACGGACGCTGCAAGGACTTGCCGGCGCTGCCGGAAGGCACCACCCACGTACGACTCGACTTCCAGGTCGAGACGTACTTCTCCCATCAGCACAGTTTCAAGAAGCAAGCCGAGGCGCAGCAGGACGCCCCCCGCGTAAGGGACAGCGGTGCGTTCTTCCCCGAGGTGGCGATCACTTTCGCCGTCACCCCGGGCGAGCATTACCACGTACCGCTGCTGCTCAACCCGTTCGGCTACTCCGTATACCGAGGGAGCTAG
- a CDS encoding catalase yields MSKRVLTTESGAPVADNQNSATAGVGGPILLQDQHLLEKLARFNRERIPERVVHARGSGAYGYFEVTDDVTAYTKAGFLGEVGKKTETFIRFSTVADSLGGADAVRDPRGFALKFYTEEGNYDLVGNNTPVFFIKDPIKFPDFIHSQKRDPFTGKQEADNVWDFWAHAPEATHQITWLMGDRGIPASYRHMNGYGSHTYQWSNEAGEAFFVKYHFKTNQGVRSLSADQAAELVGKDANSHQTDLLQAIERGVSPSWTLYVQVMPATEAADYRFNPFDLTKVWPHSDYPLQRVGRLVLDRNPDNVFAEVEQAAFSPNNFVPGIGPSPDKMLQGRLFAYADAHRYRLGVNHTQLPVNAPKATVAENYGRDGAMATRQGSRHDKNYEPNSYQGPAQTDAALSAPLAVHGWTGTHAAPAHTKDDDFFQAGELYRLMSEDEKGRLIANIAGGLSQVSREDVIEKNLAHFAAADADYGKRVAEAVRALRED; encoded by the coding sequence ATGTCGAAGCGCGTGCTTACGACCGAGTCCGGCGCCCCCGTCGCCGACAACCAGAACTCCGCCACCGCCGGCGTCGGTGGCCCGATCCTCCTCCAGGACCAGCACCTGCTGGAGAAGCTCGCGCGCTTCAACCGTGAGCGGATCCCGGAGCGCGTGGTCCACGCCCGCGGCTCCGGCGCGTACGGCTACTTCGAGGTGACCGACGACGTCACCGCCTACACGAAGGCCGGCTTCCTCGGCGAGGTCGGCAAGAAGACCGAGACCTTCATCCGCTTCTCCACCGTGGCCGACTCGCTCGGCGGCGCGGACGCGGTGCGCGACCCCCGCGGTTTCGCCCTGAAGTTCTACACCGAAGAGGGCAACTACGACCTCGTCGGCAACAACACCCCGGTGTTCTTCATCAAGGACCCGATCAAGTTCCCCGACTTCATCCACTCCCAGAAGCGCGACCCCTTCACGGGCAAGCAGGAGGCGGACAACGTCTGGGACTTCTGGGCGCACGCCCCCGAGGCCACCCACCAGATCACCTGGCTCATGGGTGACCGCGGCATCCCGGCCTCGTACCGTCACATGAACGGCTACGGCTCCCACACCTACCAGTGGAGCAACGAGGCGGGCGAGGCCTTCTTCGTCAAGTACCACTTCAAGACGAACCAGGGCGTCCGCAGCCTCTCCGCCGACCAGGCCGCCGAGCTCGTCGGCAAGGACGCCAACTCGCACCAGACCGACCTGCTCCAGGCGATCGAGCGCGGTGTCAGCCCCTCCTGGACCCTCTACGTCCAGGTGATGCCGGCCACCGAGGCCGCGGACTACCGCTTCAACCCCTTCGACCTCACCAAGGTCTGGCCGCACAGCGACTACCCGCTGCAGCGCGTCGGCCGGCTGGTCCTCGACCGCAACCCGGACAACGTCTTCGCCGAGGTCGAGCAGGCCGCGTTCTCCCCGAACAACTTCGTCCCGGGCATCGGCCCCTCGCCGGACAAGATGCTCCAGGGCCGCCTGTTCGCTTACGCGGACGCCCACCGCTACCGCCTCGGCGTGAACCACACCCAGCTGCCGGTGAACGCCCCCAAGGCGACCGTGGCCGAGAACTACGGCCGCGACGGCGCCATGGCCACCCGCCAGGGCTCGCGCCACGACAAGAACTACGAGCCCAACTCGTACCAGGGCCCGGCCCAGACCGACGCGGCGCTCTCCGCCCCGCTCGCCGTCCACGGCTGGACCGGCACCCACGCGGCGCCCGCGCACACCAAGGACGACGACTTCTTCCAGGCCGGTGAGCTCTACCGCCTGATGTCCGAGGACGAGAAGGGCCGTCTGATCGCCAACATCGCCGGCGGTCTGTCCCAGGTGTCCCGCGAGGACGTCATCGAGAAGAACCTCGCGCACTTCGCCGCCGCCGACGCGGACTACGGCAAGCGCGTGGCCGAGGCGGTCCGCGCCCTGCGCGAGGACTGA
- a CDS encoding helix-turn-helix domain-containing protein has protein sequence MGGELLVPAQAEADDVVLSWEGEDVLAVRLPQLSESLDHILAAMERRHGVPLAELDRKAKQEAVRLLEARGAFSVRHGVETVAGALGVSRFTVYNYLNRETALNREKAAKGD, from the coding sequence ATGGGCGGCGAGCTGCTGGTCCCCGCGCAGGCGGAGGCCGACGACGTCGTCCTGTCCTGGGAGGGCGAGGACGTCCTCGCCGTACGGCTGCCCCAGCTGTCCGAATCCCTCGATCACATCCTCGCGGCGATGGAGCGGCGGCACGGGGTGCCGCTGGCCGAACTCGACCGCAAGGCCAAACAGGAGGCGGTACGGCTGCTGGAGGCGCGCGGCGCCTTCTCGGTGCGCCATGGAGTGGAGACGGTGGCCGGTGCACTCGGTGTCAGCCGCTTCACCGTGTACAACTACCTCAACAGGGAGACCGCCCTGAACAGGGAAAAGGCCGCCAAGGGCGACTAG
- a CDS encoding MFS transporter, producing MPRYRDLFRIPEFTPLFLTGSAHIAAQTVAGLGLATLVYRATGSPFLAALALFGPSLAQLLGATTLLSAADRVPPRAAMAGIGLFFALGTAALAIPGLPTWAFFAILFAEGLAASLGGGVRYGLLNEILPREAFLLGRSVTNMAVGISQIGGFAAGGVLIALLSPRGTVLVGAGLYLAAALLARFGLGARPPRAAGRASVAETWRTNARLWSLPARRRTYLALWVPNGLIVGCESLFVPYAPERAGLLFACAAFGMLVGDTVVGRFLPSRLRGRVRFPLQAQLAAPFLLFALDPPLPLALLAVTVSAVGYGASLLHQERLMTLVPEELSGHALGLHSSGMIALQGVSAALAGTLAQYTSPRTAMVVLAVVSLAVTLGLAWADRGARRPAAEPGSEEAPGSEEAPGSEEAPGSEEEPGNEEERGTRDRKPGSTLSSQ from the coding sequence ATGCCCCGCTACCGCGATCTCTTCCGGATCCCCGAGTTCACCCCGCTCTTCCTCACCGGTTCCGCGCACATCGCCGCCCAGACCGTCGCCGGGCTCGGCCTCGCCACGCTCGTCTACCGCGCGACCGGCTCTCCGTTCCTCGCGGCGCTCGCGCTCTTCGGGCCCTCGCTCGCCCAGCTGCTCGGCGCGACCACCCTGCTCTCCGCCGCCGACCGGGTGCCGCCGCGCGCCGCGATGGCCGGGATCGGGCTCTTCTTCGCCCTGGGCACCGCCGCCCTGGCGATCCCCGGGCTGCCGACCTGGGCGTTCTTCGCGATCCTCTTCGCCGAGGGGCTCGCCGCCTCCCTCGGCGGCGGGGTGCGGTACGGGCTCCTCAACGAGATCCTGCCCCGCGAGGCGTTCCTGCTGGGCCGCTCGGTGACCAACATGGCCGTCGGCATCAGCCAGATCGGTGGCTTCGCCGCCGGCGGCGTCCTGATCGCGCTGCTCTCGCCGCGCGGCACGGTCCTCGTGGGCGCGGGGCTCTACCTCGCCGCCGCGCTCCTCGCCCGCTTCGGCCTCGGGGCGCGTCCGCCGCGCGCCGCGGGCCGGGCCTCGGTCGCCGAGACCTGGCGCACCAACGCGCGGCTGTGGTCCCTGCCCGCCCGCCGCCGGACCTATCTGGCCCTCTGGGTGCCCAACGGCCTGATCGTGGGCTGCGAGTCGCTCTTCGTGCCGTACGCCCCCGAGCGCGCCGGGCTGCTCTTCGCCTGTGCGGCGTTCGGGATGCTGGTGGGGGACACCGTCGTCGGCCGCTTTCTGCCGTCCCGGCTGCGGGGCCGCGTCCGCTTCCCTCTCCAGGCGCAACTGGCGGCGCCTTTCCTACTGTTCGCGCTCGACCCGCCACTGCCGCTGGCGCTGCTCGCGGTGACGGTCTCGGCGGTCGGGTACGGGGCGAGCCTCCTGCACCAGGAGCGGCTGATGACCCTCGTGCCGGAGGAACTGTCCGGCCACGCGCTCGGTCTGCACTCCTCCGGAATGATCGCCCTCCAGGGGGTGAGCGCGGCGCTCGCCGGAACCCTCGCGCAGTACACGTCCCCGCGCACGGCGATGGTGGTGCTCGCCGTCGTCTCGCTCGCGGTGACGCTCGGGCTGGCGTGGGCCGACCGGGGGGCGCGGCGGCCCGCCGCGGAGCCCGGAAGCGAAGAAGCGCCCGGAAGCGAAGAAGCGCCCGGAAGCGAAGAAGCGCCCGGAAGCGAAGAAGAGCCCGGAAATGAAGAAGAGCGCGGAACCAGGGACCGTAAACCTGGTTCCACGCTCTCCAGCCAGTGA